The region aattaatgttttaaagaACTAATCTATCATAAAGTTAATATTGTAACAGACTTACGCTTGTTTAAGACTCGTTTTTTGTTCCAGAAACACATTCAGAATTAACGTTCATAATATcgaataaattatttattaagttCAATATAACACATAAATCAGTACAATTTAACATGTATACACAGAGTTATACGTATTTGAGGTCAATATAACCTTttagtataataatttCAGAGTTGTTTAATAATCTATTTGGAATGGTACTACTTTGTCAAATTAAGCGGATTTTCTCGAAAAAGCAACTCAAACTACTCGGAATAAAGGTTAAACTCAAATTAATTGATAACACACTTGGAGGTCTAGATAATTCAATTTAATGAATGGGTCGAATGTGTAACTCAATCGTCCTGTGTTCCGTTGGCCAGATTCATGTCTCTGATTCAACCGCATTGAGGCAAACCCATTTATACAAGTATAATGGGTTAAACCGTAGGCTAAAATCATAGTCAGTCGATTTGCGAATCTCAGTTTTAGATTGGTTGCCATATTGTCACTTTATAATTCAACTGTAGGTAAACTATGCATTTGAGATTAAAACCCAGGAATGAGACAAATTTAACACTCCAAAGGATCGCAAAGCCCGTATAATATTTCTTAAAgtctataatttaaaaatcaatgaaaataaatttttgtaTACAGCTCTCCCACCCCATCCTTTTGTTCGAGTCCTGTTTCTAGCTCTATGGATgcaattattttaactattgATGCAAACCCATAACACACTAATATGGGTAATAGTATATTTGGTTTCAAATGGTCCACAGAATCTCATAACATGTAGGACTGTTCCAGCAGGTGTAGAGGCATACGTTCGAGACCCAGTTGAACCCTCGCGAGAATGTGAGCCAAAACAACCGGATTCCAGTTCGCATGAAAAATTAGTCAGTGATTCCTGTTCATACATATCGCAAGGTCCTAAAAAACCTATAATTCTTGATATCAATTTCCATTTTTCGACAGatttatatgatttatacaatattggtgattattattcatatatCTCCAAGAACGGTAATTTATTTGGAAAAATAAGGGAAGATGGAAAAGTACTATGGGACCCTGGTCCGTCAGAATATGCAACTAAAGTTAATGTTTCTGGAGGCGACAAGGTGTCCATTCTTTTGGAGAATGGGACTAAAAAGGTGTTTAAAAGAGCTGACAAACACTGGCTTGAAGCCGGAGAAGACGAATTTGAAGATGATAAACAGAACTTCGGCGACAATGCTAGATGTATTTGTGTAGATTCTGAAGGTTCGAAGGCCTTGAAGCCTAAACAGGGTCATTATCGCAAATCAATTCCTTTGAACGGAAACGATGCAAGTGTAGTAGCAGAGAATGGTGGTAACGAACGTCCTGCAAACACTAATCAGGATTTAACAGACCCATTTAACCTCGAGATATTTTCCGCGGGCAGTAGTGGCTCGAACGATCCCTCCAAAAACCACTTTGTGAGGGTGGAGCCACGCGAAGCTTActacatatttaaacagGGCGTCAACTGTGACCGGGTTAAGGTAAACGGAGACTTAATATGGGAACATAACGTCCTAGATACCCAAGGAACGTACCCGAAGTCTGTCATTTATTATAAGGAATCGCAGCTGTCCATCATTTTCAAGGACGATATTATGCTATTTGGAAAATTGGGATGCAAATGGACCCCGAAAAATAGACTCAAAAATAGGGCGACTTGTGAAGATGGGTCAGGACTTTCGTGCCATCAACCTGGAGTAGAGGGACTTACTAAGTCGGCAGATTTATGTGCACACTCAATCAGTTCACTAAGTGAAACATGTTGTCAAGGAACACTTAattacaacaacaacaacattgCACGCCGGAACGCCAATAACAATTCGCTTGGACTGTCAACGCCACATTTATCTCGTAGGGCCTCCACTTCGACCCTCGGTTCTGACGCTTCACTCGTCAAGTTAAGCCCAATTGAACTCGATGTTAAAAACACAGACTCAACGGATACATTTACGTGTATCAAGAAAGACGGTTTCGCAAAATACACTGCGAAAGAAGGATATGGGTTTTCATCTGTAAAGAAGACTGGTGGTACCTTTTCACGCACAGTAGAGGAAGTCTGGAACAGCCCAGATCCTAAACACTGTGCAACCACCGTCGTCAGAGATGGAGCGGGCGGCTCAAACATGAGCAACGTCACATTATTCTTTGACGCCAATTACAAGCATTTCAAAAAGTCAGACACTTCGTATTTTCTAGACTCGGACATAAGGTTGTTTGAAGTGGATCCGACCGATACTACAAAAACAAAGCAACTTCCTAGTTCGCAGTACACACGGAGCTACGAAGAGGACGTGTTTAAATTCGAGTTCAAAAACGAAGTGAAGTGTTCAGAGGTTAAATATATGCACCGACGTTTAGAAGGCGATCAGTCTTCGAAAGTGGTTGTAAGTCTTGAACAGGTATGGAATCATGACTCCACCAAGCACGGCGATCAGTATCCCAAAGTTCTCAAATACTACTGGCCAGATAAGTTGTTGATAAACTTCGAACACATATCTATCATTCATACTAAGAGCTCCCAAGGTAAATGGGATGATGGTTTCATGTTTGAGGTTAGAATGTACGCTAAAGATTCAAAGGGTGTAATGAAAGAACTTGACGCCTCAGCATATGGTATAACAAGTAAGGACGACGAACAAACATTCACTTTTAAAAGAGATGTTAACTGTGAAatggttaaaattaaaggcGTTGAGGTGTGGAAGCACAGCTCCGATAAACAAGGCGATAAGTACCCTAACTCACTGACCTTCATGATGAGTGCATCAATTTTATACGTCGACTTCGACACATTCTTCGTAATGTCCAAAAGGAAAGCAGATAATACGTGGAAATCAAACGAATTCATGATTAAGTTCTACAGAGCTGACCCTAAAGATGAGAACGAGGTGGTGGAACTGACACCAAGCAGCTTCACAATTGAGGAGGACCCTCAGGGGTTCGACATTAAGATGAACGAGGGCGTGAAGTGCACGCTGATTAAGTCTGACACTAAAATATTGTGGAAACACGGGCACGCCACGGATACTGAGAACCACCCGTCTGTGGTTCGATATTGTCAAAAGAATGTTCTGGTGCACCTGGCCGACTCGATTTTCCTCTGCGAGAAGGACGATTCCAACAATTGGAAGAAGTTTGACTTCCCATTCAAGATGTACAAACGGGACCCGAATGTGTACAGCAACTTCCTGGAACTCACCGGCAGCGACTACAACCTGGTCCACCAAGGGGACAACTACAAGTTCAGCATTAAGAAGACTGCAAACGTGGCATTGGTTAAGATGGACGGTCAAGAGCTCTGGAAGTACGACGCATACATCGGGCAGTGTCCGCGGCCGACTGCGCTAATTTACGCTaagaataagaaaaaatttTCCTTGGACTACGAGAATTTCTTCACGatttataaaaaggaaTCCGACGGCTCCTGGGACAAGGGGCAAATCATCGATATGAAGCTGTACACGCAGGACCCGAACGATCCTGAAAAATTCTTGACCATCACCGACAACCACTATAAACTTAATGACCAAATTGAAGAGTTCGTGTTTGAACTAAAGGACAACGTCAAGTGCGCCCTGGTCAAGCTGTCGGGAGACGAGGTGTGGAAGTACGACCAGGTCTTACATTCAGGAAAGTACCCGAAGCGCTTCGTGTACAAGAGGCACAAGATGATGGTGGCCCTGGTCTTCGAAGAGTTCTACGTCCTCATAGAAAAGGGCAAGGGCTCTGAGCTCTGGGTCCCCAAGGAGTCAACACCCCTTGACCTCTCTCAGGCCACTCCCACACATAAGTATATCTACGAAGTGCACGAATTGTTTTCAATTTATGTCCCGACGGAAGAGTTTGTGTTCGCTCAAGTCAAAATGAATGATGATGTAATTTACGAGCCAATTAACCCATGCGACCTAGCAGCAAAGGTGTTGGTTTACAAAACATCGTCCAATATTGACGTCGTCGACCTGTACTTGCCGGGCGGAATCATAAAGCGCTACGGTAGAAGCCAGGACGGCACGTGGTACGAGAAGCTGACTACCCTGTCCCTAGACCTTAAAATGGAAGGGAGCGGATCCTACTTCAAGTGCACGGGCAGGAACACAGGATCGTACGTTACGAAAAAAAGCTTCggatttaacaaaatcGTATTCGGCTCATGGGACATCTGGGAGGCTGACAACGAGAGGGACTACGCCTTTAAGGTCGACGTTAACGAGTTGGAAGACAGCTTTTTGGTAAAAGTGTATCTGAAGGCCGGTGTGATGAAGGAGTTCAATGTGCAAAAGATTAATCGCCAAAAATTATTGGACGTTCCCACGCCCTCTCATTCCGGGTCAGATGCTTCGTCGCACCACGTCAGTCTACTTTAAGATTCATCAAAAGACACGCTTTCACAACTCGGTCACGCCAACGCCACCTCAGCACATAAGCAAATGGCTGACTTACTTTTCACACCAACATGAGCAGTTCATCGCCACAACACTTATTGGATGCAGTACCCTCTTCACAGACCTAATTGGTCAACCGATGAAACACGTTTGTTGAAGCACCTGGCGGTCTTATAACTAAACGATTTAGTTTTACGCGCTGCCATTTGTCAATCTCAGAAATCTGGAGATCCTTACAATGCAGTTATCATTAAAGAATTGTTCCTGTAACACATTctttaaatgaataaatgtACTTTTACGAATTCAATTAGAACATACATTATAGACAATATttagtttacacatcatATGAAGTAAATATTGAGTACAGAATCGAGTGAAAATGGAATCTCAGTGCGACACGGACAATGTATAACCATTTATACTATTATAAAGAGATTACATTTAAACTGTAGTGTAAACGGTGTATATACCGACCTTTGAATTATTCATGAGtgcaaaatattataaatacaacGTGTGCTGATTTTCATTGGTCTGGCTCCGGTTCCTCGTACACCTCctacacataaatacaatttaGGGGAAGCGTACGCAGTTGGGGTCATCTTCAAGTGGTGGGTCCACCAGAGTACTGAATTTTGAAATCTGGTCAAAAAGAAGGTCCAACACCGTCGAGTCTGTTGGAGATAGCAGTACTGAGTGgttgtcctcctcctcgctgGTCAAATTAAGTTGAATGAGCACACAGGGCCTGctaaataaaactaaagcAATTAATAAGCTCCAAAAAATACTCAAATCTCTCGAGAGTGCGTGGAACATCATCGATTTATATGGAAACGAGTACGAGGTGCTGGAAGGCTGATTGTTTAACCAAAGTAGTCTAACATTTGTCAAATACAATTTGCCATCACCTAAAAACAGTTTAATTGAACGATGCTGTTGTTTGATGCATTCttgtataaataagaatacCATTGTTGGCTTCATTAAAAACTAGCGTGACATTTTCGAACTGGGTCAATAATTCTTCATTTTCGCCTGAGTTTAACAACTTAGAAACATCAGAACTTGTTTCTATTTGGAAATCTGGTGTGTTTATTAACTGCATTGTTAATTCTAGCTAATATATTGTAAACACCTTCCCCATTCCACTTCCAGTTAAAACacactttatttatacacattcgcACACAATAAACAGTTTAGTGTTTTAATtcgttgttttttaaaatgtagtcatgattaatatatataaattccTGGGACTGTCCATTCGGGGAGattatttatcatattcACTTGTTTTTAACAATAGATTGGTTAATCTGGGTTCAATCTCCATAAAATCGGATAACTCTGATTATTTTACCAAATTGAACACTGTTTTATCACTAATTAAGTCTGAAATTGCTAAAGAGCATTCAACTTCTAAGGATTCCACCACTGAGGAATCCTGGAGTGTTGGAATCCACCATGATTCCATTGTGAACAGACGCAACACCGATTCGAATAAGCTGTACAAgctgtgtaaaataaaaacaatcGTAGAATGTTCatctattttaaacttcaggtaattaacatttttcattttacttttcaGCACATCACCCTTGACCATCTCAGATTctgaaatgtgtaaagcCATCGGTATgtcattttattacttttgtACCATAAATTTTGGCTGTGATATTgcaaatttataaaattcaCTATCTACctagtttatttactttctCCTCCCAACACTAATGACTAATGTTTAGCAAAAGTGTCTGGCTCCAGAATTTTAAACACCGACGACGTGATTAAATTCGCGACTGGGAAGCTGtctaattatttaaactgcAATTCTAGCCTTCATTTTAACTCAATTGCCACCTCTTGGGCCACTGCACTTACTTTACAGGTACTTTACATCCACTCACACCTTTATATTCAACTACCACCACAACATTTTGACTTTAGAGGAGAGTTACCAGGGAGACTCTTGTTCTCGACGATAAGGATGCTCTAAAGATACAGGATAGACTGATGAgtgataaaataatcaacGAGTTGGTGTCCGCTTTAAACAGCACCGATAGCTCCAACGGTAGCACCAACACTTCCACAGCTAACGACAGTAGCAGCAACCGTGTTTTCGCCAGCCACGACGGTATTAATTCCCACGCTAGTTAGCTATGATTCAAGCCTTTAGTTATCATGATCCAGCTACGACTGCGATATTACCATCTGTTCAGAATTGAAGAACGTATTGAAACGGCGAATTCACAGGCTTGTGGAGGATTACATTGATCATCACTATTAGTATATCTAACTTATCTCCATTTTTAtccatacatatatatgcaTTTGATGTGTGTACGTATCCACATAATGTGTATGCGTACATAATTATCCATAAcatttgtatatgtacatttGTATCTGTATACATGTCACTTACGTAAACAATTACATAAACAATTACATAAACAATTACGTAAAGGCCACGTGTTTGTGCAATCGCGTGTAGGAGATTACTGGCCGTACTTCTTGCTCCTCACAAACTCGTCCCTGACCGCCCTCTTGAATGCGATGATGCTTATGTCCACCGCCTCCCCGTCCTCGCCCGTGCCGCCTGTAACCAGCACGTCCGAGTGCACGATGAACTTGTTTTTCGCCAGGTTTACGTAGTTTATCTTAGTGGTCCCTGGATCTACGAGCTCAATGTCCGTGCTCCTGTCCGTGCTCGTCTTCGCGTTGGCGTCCTGACTGGTGCCCGTGGCACCGGTGGTAGTGACGCTCATTGCTGCAACCACGTCAGTCCCCGGGTACACGTAGTGTTCTATTGAGGGCACGTTGTACAGCCTCCTGGGGCCTAGGATCAGCTTACTGGGCTTCAGGCCGCCGCTGCCATGGCCTACTCCACTGCCACCATCGACTCTACCGGTGCCATTGGTACCAGTGGAATCGCCAATGGCAGCGGTTGGGCCCATGGCAGTCGTGGCACTAAGCCCATTGCCGGCCATGGCTGCTATGCTTGCCATGCCTTCGTTGAGGATACCGCTGATGGTGGCGACGCTCTTGGCCGTGCTACTGCTTTTTTCACTGCCTTTACTCGGCGAGATCGTCGCAGCCTCGCTTTCCAGGTTTCTGTTAAGCTTAAAGTAGAATATGTTGTGCGTCGTCTGCACGATCACCCAGCTCAGTACCCAGTGCGACTCTACTATCACTGAGTTCACGTTTGTCACCTTGGTCGGTATCTTCTGTATCAGCTCTCCTCCGTACTCCACCATCACCTTCCTTTCCAGGTCGTAGATGTAGTACTTGAAGCTCGACGAGAACGCCAGCAGATACCCTCCGTTTACTGCGACACTTACGATTCTCGAGGCCACAATTTGCGGAAGCTTAACGTAGGTCCTGTTTCTAAAGTCCACGCAGTACGCGTTGTTGTTAAAGCAGTACAGTATGCCCCAATTGCGTCCAATGCCACCTGAGGTTTCAGCACTGCCTGTGGTTTCACTGCTGCTTCCCAGCACCTCCATTTTAACGACTCCCTCGTTCAtgtccaggtactccagcGTCTCCATCGTTCCTTCTCTGATGCTGTACTTTGCTATGCAGTAGTTCCTCGTCGCGTCCTTGTCGTGGTAGTGCACCAGAAGCTCACTGTCCGAGAGGAAGCACATCGTTATGATTTGCACGTGGTTGTAGCTGAACTTGATTTGCGATATCTTCAggttgtccagcagcagtaTTCTCACTCCCGACTCGTTCAGCACTGCCAGCACGTCTCCCGTCGGCGATATGTGACTTTCCACGATCCTTCCTCCCTCCCTGTTCAACTTAATCAGGCACAGCTTACAAATGTCCCTGCCTACACTCGTGCTACCTTCTACTACACGATTAGTGACCTCTTGTAGCACACGATTAGTGCTTCTGGTGCTCGTACTGCTGGTACTAATGACACTACTGGTACTAATGCCACTGCCactcatatttataacaCCTTCTCCCTTTGATGGCGTGTCCTGCCCATTTGTGCTTGCCGTGGTGTCATTCGGCGTCGGTTCCGCTGTGCTCGATAGTGACCACACGTTTACGTCGTGTGCGTGCTGCGATATCAGTTTGCTCTTATCCGAATTCATTTGTACGCGTGAGTTAAATGAATTTAGTGCCGGGTATATCAGCTTACATGTCTTATTGTTTAGAAACTTGTGCGTCTTCGTGTAGTAAATGCACCCGAAGTCACCTCCGCACACCAGGAATCCTACGTCGTCTCCAAAATTAGTGCCAACTCCGCAGCCCCCTCCAAACGAATTAATTCTTGCGTCCGTCGAGTAGATTGACAAGCAGTGTATTGATCCCTTTAATGGATACTTAAACCCGTTTATAAACCACTTTCCCTCCTTACTGCCTCCCGTGTTGCCACTGATGCCACTACTTCCGTACACGTAGCCCATGCTTTTACTCTCCTCTTGACCACTGCCCTCTGCAGTCTCACTCCTTGTGCCAGCTCCATATCCACCTGCTTCCCTTGCGGTGCCTCTGTTGTACGAATACAGCACCACCTTGCCCTGCAGACTTGCCGATATGAAGAGGTTACTGTTGATCAGCACCAGTGCTATAACGTCGTTTCTGACGTCCGAAAACGTCTGCAGCATCGTCAACGTGCTCAGGTCCCACACTGTCACGTTCCCCAGGCTGTCTCCTGTGATCAGTACCTTCTTGTCATCAACGTACACTAGACTCCATATATTGCAGTTTCCGCCGCCGCCACTCGTGGCTACTGCTGTGCTGCTTACTCCTTCTGCTGCGCTACTGCTACCTTCTTGTGGTCGCTTCCCTGTCCCGGTCTTTGCGTTACTCACTTTTATCGTCTTGTAATTCCTCGATCCGTATGTGCACACTATTATTTCCGAGTTTGCTGTGCCGCAGAAGAAATTTTCCTTTGAACAGCATATGCTCAGTATGCTGCAGCTGTGCTTCACCAGCACCTTGTTGAACACCAACTCGTCAGCTTCGCTTCCAACGTGGTTGCTATCGCTTTCCGGCGCCCATATTGTGAACGAGCGAACTGCTCCGTCGTCACATGTTATCATCAGGTCTGAGTACGGCGATACTACTCCGCTAAAGATCGCTCCTCCGAACGACGTTATCAGTCTCTACacgatttatttttatttgctATCTATAGTGCGCTATAAATCTTTCAATTTCCCGAATATCGGATATCACACTCTTATCTACCTTATTTACACAGATGTATACTACCTAGTTAACTAGCAATACCTTCTGTTTAAACACTTTTAAATCCCATTCCGCTATTATTCCGTGTAGTCCTATTGAAAACAATCTATAATCAACTAGTTTTGAGCACTCCAGGTGATTAAAAGGCACCCAAATTGTTGATCTGAATGACGCATCTACATCCGGGTCGGTTAAAGtctaaaaatattcattattaaaaaataattttttatcacaCAACTAATGGTTAAACCACAGTTATGGTCactaatttatacataaacatactatatttaatatctattgtttatttatatttagtatCATACTTTTAAGTGAAATTTGCTTTTAATCTCATAGATTGAGATATTATTGGAATATGAGACTGCTAAGTAGTTACCACATGTTGAAAATGACAGAGATTCTATGCAAATATTTTCAGAATCCAAAATATTTAGATAGAACAACTTATGGGTCAtgatgtttatattttaaatctattttaGGTtctttataattaaaatacatctTCACATCAAAACAACTGAGTAGAATagtatacatattaaaataatttacaaaaaatacgAAATAATACTAAATGTTCGTCCCAACATATTATGAAACATATCAAACACATGGGCccacaaatacacacagtgttgaatttaattatattatttcctAATCAATTGACATATTTGTTTCATcgatgtttattttttgtgttaCATTGGTTTTATATTCTGCACTATATTAATTACACAATGCttatcattttattgtatatttgaCTAATTCTATCttgattaattttttttgttttatatttattgttaaatgATAATTTCAACTGTTTATAATGGCCAATAATTTGGACGAGGAGTTGGACGACATCATAGGTAAACAATCTCTCAATTCTATTATCAATTTAATCAATCTAAatgatatttaataatatattttcagcAGAAAGGAGAAATGAAGTCTCTAAATTGAgatctaaatttaaaaataggaTTCCAATCGTTTGTGTGCCATCACATAATtctacatttaaattagaGAGATCGaagtaaattatagttaatatatttacttgtattttttatccatttcttaatttttactttttcaGATTTTTGGTGCCCATGAACATGATGTATGgcgaatttaaatacatattcCAAAAACACTTAACTTGTCAATATATGGACGACCCAAAATTTTACGGGAAGAACGCAACAATCTATctttatgtaaataataaaatacccAAAATATCCACCGTCTTGGGTGACTTATTTAGAAAGCACAAATCGGAAGATGGAATTATGTACATGGTGTATTCCAGCGAAAATACTTTAGGATGATACTCTATAGTGTAAAGGTTCCGAGAAAAAGTACTCCATAGTAATCATTGACAATAAACATTGTtaataatatcaattttaatgGATCTCTTCACCAATGGCATTTGATCGATAGTAAATAGTAATTTgacattaatttttaattttttaaatacgtTTTATAAATCTCTTAACTTGAAATTAGTATGTGTTAGTGTTTTATTTAGGAACAATTCAGAAATTCTACACAAATACTTCCACATATTCATCAAACATTCTAATAATTAccagtttatattatgtatattcaTGATTTTacatcaatttatttatcaatatttaaaatatattttttttatttactctattttattcaatgtGTTCAAATTAGAGGTAATTGTGGAATTTTATGGAATCTCGATAAAAGTCACATCATTTTAGCaaataaagttaattttaataagtattcatttttaaataataaatcaaatcATACCCactgtaaattattgaATAACATACCGGAATCTTTCACACATAATAATGGTAGTGTACTAGTTGATGAGCTCGATCAACTTAAAGAATTTG is a window of Theileria orientalis strain Shintoku DNA, chromosome 2, complete genome DNA encoding:
- a CDS encoding autophagy protein 8I, whose product is MANNLDEELDDIIAERRNEVSKLRSKFKNRIPIVCVPSHNSTFKLERSKFLVPMNMMYGEFKYIFQKHLTCQYMDDPKFYGKNATIYLYVNNKIPKISTVLGDLFRKHKSEDGIMYMVYSSENTLG
- a CDS encoding uncharacterized protein (nucleotide-sensitive chloride conductance regulator family protein), translated to MQLINTPDFQIETSSDVSKLLNSGENEELLTQFENVTLVFNEANNGDGKLYLTNVRLLWLNNQPSSTSYSFPYKSMMFHALSRDLILFSRPCVLIQLNLTSEEEDNHSVLLSPTDSTVLDLLFDQISKFSTLVDPPLEDDPNCEVYEEPEPDQ
- a CDS encoding uncharacterized protein (WD40 repeat-like domain containing protein), which encodes MTHKLFYLNILDSENICIESLSFSTCGNYLAVSYSNNISIYEIKSKFHLKTLTDPDVDASFRSTIWVPFNHLECSKLVDYRLFSIGLHGIIAEWDLKVFKQKRLITSFGGAIFSGVVSPYSDLMITCDDGAVRSFTIWAPESDSNHVGSEADELVFNKVLVKHSCSILSICCSKENFFCGTANSEIIVCTYGSRNYKTIKVSNAKTGTGKRPQEGSSSAAEGVSSTAVATSGGGGNCNIWSLVYVDDKKVLITGDSLGNVTVWDLSTLTMLQTFSDVRNDVIALVLINSNLFISASLQGKVVLYSYNRGTAREAGGYGAGTRSETAEGSGQEESKSMGYWFINGFKYPLKGSIHCLSIYSTDARINSFGGGCGVGTNFGDDVGFLVCGGDFGCIYYTKTHKFLNNKTCKLIYPALNSFNSRVQMNSDKSKLISQHAHDVNVWSLSSTAEPTPNDTTASTNGQDTPSKGEVEGSTSVGRDICKLCLIKLNREGGRIVESHISPTGDVLAVLNESGVRILLLDNLKISQIKFSYNHVQIITMCFLSDSELLVHYHDKDATRNYCIAKYSIREGTMETLEYLDMNEGVVKMEVLGSSSETTGSAETSGGIGRNWGILYCFNNNAYCVDFRNRTYVKLPQIVASRIVSVAVNGGYLLAFSSSFKYYIYDLERKVMVEYGGELIQKIPTKVTNVNSVIVESHWVLSWVIVQTTHNIFYFKLNRNLESEAATISPSKGSEKSSSTAKSVATISGILNEGMASIAAMAGNGLSHGSGGLKPSKLILGPRRLYNVPSIEHYVYPGTDVVAAMSVTTTGATGTSQDANAKTSTDRSTDIELVDPGTTKINYVNLAKNKFIVHSDVLVTGGTGEDGEAVDISIIAFKRAVRDEFVRSKKYGQ
- a CDS encoding uncharacterized protein (protein of unknown function DUF529 repeat containing protein): MQTHNTLIWVIVYLVSNGPQNLITCRTVPAGVEAYVRDPVEPSRECEPKQPDSSSHEKLVSDSCSYISQGPKKPIILDINFHFSTDLYDLYNIGDYYSYISKNGNLFGKIREDGKVLWDPGPSEYATKVNVSGGDKVSILLENGTKKVFKRADKHWLEAGEDEFEDDKQNFGDNARCICVDSEGSKALKPKQGHYRKSIPLNGNDASVVAENGGNERPANTNQDLTDPFNLEIFSAGSSGSNDPSKNHFVRVEPREAYYIFKQGVNCDRVKVNGDLIWEHNVLDTQGTYPKSVIYYKESQLSIIFKDDIMLFGKLGCKWTPKNRLKNRATCEDGSGLSCHQPGVEGLTKSADLCAHSISSLSETCCQGTLNYNNNNIARRNANNNSLGLSTPHLSRRASTSTLGSDASLVKLSPIELDVKNTDSTDTFTCIKKDGFAKYTAKEGYGFSSVKKTGGTFSRTVEEVWNSPDPKHCATTVVRDGAGGSNMSNVTLFFDANYKHFKKSDTSYFLDSDIRLFEVDPTDTTKTKQLPSSQYTRSYEEDVFKFEFKNEVKCSEVKYMHRRLEGDQSSKVVVSLEQVWNHDSTKHGDQYPKVLKYYWPDKLLINFEHISIIHTKSSQGKWDDGFMFEVRMYAKDSKGVMKELDASAYGITSKDDEQTFTFKRDVNCEMVKIKGVEVWKHSSDKQGDNASILYVDFDTFFVMSKRKADNTWKSNEFMIKFYRADPKDENEVVELTPSSFTIEEDPQGFDIKMNEGVKCTLIKSDTKILWKHGHATDTENHPSVVRYCQKNVLVHLADSIFLCEKDDSNNWKKFDFPFKMYKRDPNVYSNFLELTGSDYNLVHQGDNYKFSIKKTANVALVKMDGQELWKYDAYIGQCPRPTALIYAKNKKKFSLDYENFFTIYKKESDGSWDKGQIIDMKLYTQDPNDPEKFLTITDNHYKLNDQIEEFVFELKDNVKCALVKLSGDEVWKYDQVLHSGKYPKRFVYKRHKMMVALVFEEFYVLIEKGKGSELWVPKESTPLDLSQATPTHKYIYEVHELFSIYVPTEEFVFAQVKMNDDVIYEPINPCDLAAKVLVYKTSSNIDVVDLYLPGGIIKRYGRSQDGTWYEKLTTLSLDLKMEGSGSYFKCTGRNTGSYVTKKSFGFNKIVFGSWDIWEADNERDYAFKVDVNELEDSFLVKVYLKAGVMKEFNVQKINRQKLLDVPTPSHSGSDASSHHVSLL